TCTCCGTGGTTGCGCCGGACAGGAGGCGGTGCCGGGCGAGCGTCAGCTCCGCCAGGTGGTCGAGGGAGTCGGTGGTGTAGCCGCCGCTGCCGAGGGAGCCGTCCGGGCGGATGTTCATGTTGGCCTTGGCGAGTTGCAGGTGCGGAAGGCGGAAGCGGAGCAGTTCCCGCATGAGCGAGCGCAGTCCGGCGAGGGCGCGCCCGGCCGCGGGCCGGACCGGGGAGTGCGCGGTGGCCTCGTCCACCAGCCTGGGGAGCAGGGGCCGATGGCGGCGGGCCCGGTCGCTCGCCGCGCGGTAGGCGGCGGGCAGGTAGGGCAGGTTCTCGCGCAGGTACCCCTCGTACCACTCCGCCGCGTGGTCGCCGGGCTCCGGCCGGATCAGCAGGATGTCGACGAGCAGTGGGGTCATCTGCGCCCCGCCCGGCGCGTAGAGCACCTGCCCGCCGACGGTCATGGGCGGGAAGTAGGGGCGCAGTTCACCCGAGAAGGTCTGCGGGGTGATGGCCCGCTTCACGGCCAGCAGCGACTGGGCGAAGACGGTGAACCCGCGGGTCGCCTCGGCCAGCAGCTCCGGCAGCACGGGGTCCTCCGCGGTGAGCGTCAGTGCTTCGAGCAGGGCGTCGACCGCGGGGCGCAGGGCGACGCCGGCCGTGCGCACCTCCCGGATGAACAGTGCCTCCTCGGGCAGTTCGGTGAAGGAGCGCACGGCGTTCTCGGGGTTGCGCAGCGCGTACGTGTAGACGCTGTCGCGGGGCACCTCGCCGGTGAGGGCGCCGAGGCGCAGCAGGGTCTCCTCCGCGCCGGGTACGCGGCGGAGGTCGACGCCGTGGCGTTCCAGCGAGGCGAGGGCGAAACCGAGGTCGCGCAGGGCCGCGCCGGCGGTGACGGTGTCGCGCACGTTCGCCGCGACCCGGCCGTGCCAGGTGCGGGCGAGCCGGTCGAGGCCGGCGATGTCACCGGCTCGGTTCAGGGCGGGCAGCCGCGACGCGTCGCGGGCGGCGTCGAGTGGGTCGGAACCGGCCACGAGCTGGTCCAGTTCGCGCATGGGTGAGGCGAGCAGCACGGAAATCGCAGTCTCCTGGGTGGGGTGAGAGCGCGGTTCGACGGCGGTGACGGCGTCACGGGGCCTGGTGCGGCCCGGTCACGGTCCCCGGTCGGAGGGCGATGGTGCGGTCGGTGCCCGGCGGGTCAGACGGTGCCGATGAGTTCGTCCAGCGCGCGCACGCGTCGTGCGACGGGGCCCGGCGGGAGCGCCGAGTCCGGTGCGTCGGTGAGCCAGACGGCGGGCAGGCCCGCGGTGGCGGCGGCGGCCAGACCGGCGTAGGAGTCCTCGACGGCGAGGAGTCCGAAGGG
The Streptomyces sp. NBC_01723 genome window above contains:
- a CDS encoding monodechloroaminopyrrolnitrin synthase PrnB family protein; amino-acid sequence: MLLASPMRELDQLVAGSDPLDAARDASRLPALNRAGDIAGLDRLARTWHGRVAANVRDTVTAGAALRDLGFALASLERHGVDLRRVPGAEETLLRLGALTGEVPRDSVYTYALRNPENAVRSFTELPEEALFIREVRTAGVALRPAVDALLEALTLTAEDPVLPELLAEATRGFTVFAQSLLAVKRAITPQTFSGELRPYFPPMTVGGQVLYAPGGAQMTPLLVDILLIRPEPGDHAAEWYEGYLRENLPYLPAAYRAASDRARRHRPLLPRLVDEATAHSPVRPAAGRALAGLRSLMRELLRFRLPHLQLAKANMNIRPDGSLGSGGYTTDSLDHLAELTLARHRLLSGATTEK